A genomic segment from Toxotes jaculatrix isolate fToxJac2 chromosome 6, fToxJac2.pri, whole genome shotgun sequence encodes:
- the fetub gene encoding fetuin B, with protein MKHCMLLSVLLALGCVRIHAAPVEQGGLEQGSCKDASALGAAGLALTKINQDRQEGYIFKLHGLSNVHMTRHGETGVVFYLTLDVVETNCSVLSKKDWKTCEARPFHDTPVYGQCKAAIYISKVHRVVRLYKYNCVIRPAPAAKIAEICPDCSTFINMDNAEVQKTVSLSLEKFNKDSGLANHFTLLNITRAAAGMAMSMYYNVEYTIQETTCAKSTEAVTADKCPIMECEFAHKGLCKASLFYTPTGDAETSVECEIFEPEAAEREKKLHLLGGETDHSHNDTHTHTHDHDHAHAADQTHTHDHAHDHTKGHAHHDKTHKHDDNSDHHHTHDHDVGSAHRHAHDHSHDHGHGHDHVHAHHAKAHNHSGDSPNHHHDYKHADGVHTHEHDHELALDHDHKHAHLHEHEHHHHHHDHDHETTTHDHPEGMVRMLPAMDRPMTLPSFPDVPAGGPEVGVVLPLKPDPQIPGETEPSIQAFPTSVSDECKLPVVEEGLVAKLFTEDPLFKPAA; from the exons ATGAAGCACTGCATGCTGTTGTCGGTGCTGTTGGCGTTGGGGTGTGTGCGCATCCACGCAGCACCAGTGGAGCAGGGTGGCCTGGAGCAGGGGTCATGTAAAGACGCATCAGCACTGGGTGCTGCAGGACTGGCTCTCACCAAGATCAACCAGGACCGGCAGGAGGGCTACATCTTCAAACTGCATGGCCTGTCCAACGTGCACATGACCCGACAT ggaGAGACTGGCGTAGTTTTCTACCTGACTCTGGATGTTGTGGAGACCAACTGCAGTGTCCTTAGCAAGAAGGACTGGAAGACCTGTGAAGCTCGTCCCTTCCACGACACACCG gTATATGGACAGTGCAAAGCTGCCATCTACATCAGTAAGGTGCACAGAGTGGTGCGTCTCTACAAATACAACTGTGTTATCAgaccag CTCCTGCAGCTAAGATCGCTGAGATTTGTCCTGACTGTTCAACTTTTATCAACATGGACAACGCTGAGGTTCAAAagactgtgtctctctcactggAGAAGTTTAACAAGGATAGCGGGCTGGCCAATCATTTCACTCTGCTCAATATCACCCGCGCTGCCGCTGGG ATGGCCATGTCGATGTATTACAATGTAGAGTACACAATCCAGGAGACCACCTGCGCAAAGAGCACAGAGGCAGTGACGGCTGATAAGTGCCCCATCATGGAGTGCGAGTTCGCT CACAAGGGCCTCTGTAAGGCATCCCTTTTCTACACCCCCACTGGTGATGCCGAGACCAGTGTAGAGTGTGAGATCTTTGAGCCTGAG GCtgctgagagggagaagaaacTGCACCTGCTGGGCGGAGAGACTGACCACAGTCacaacgacacacacacacacacccacgacCATGACCACGCACATGCTGCcgaccagacacacacacacgaccatGCGCATGACCACACCAAAGGCCACGCTCATCATGACAAAACCCACAAGCACGATGACAACAGCGACCACCACCACACTCACGACCATGATGTGGGTAGCGCCCACAGGCATGCTCACGATCACTCTCACGACCACGGGCACGGCCATGATCACGTGCACGCTCATCATGCCAAAGCACACAACCACAGCGGCGACTCACCCAACCACCACCATGACTACAAGCATGCCGATGGCGTGCACACCCACGAGCACGACCATGAGCTCGCTCTGGACCACGACCACAAGCATGCTCACCTGCACGAGCATgagcaccaccaccatcaccacgaCCATGACCATGAGACCACAACCCATGACCACCCAGAGGGCATGGTGAGGATGCTGCCCGCCATGGACAGGCCCATGACCCTGCCTTCCTTCCCTGATGTCCCCGCCGGTGGCCCTGAGGTTGGAGTCGTTCTGCCCCTCAAGCCCGACCCCCAGATCCCCGGAGAGACCGAACCCAGCATCCAGGCcttccctacctcagtctcagACGAATGCAAACTGCCTGTGGTAGAAGAAGGTCTTGTGGCGAAACTCTTCACGGAGGACCCCCTGTTCAAGCCAGCTGCATAA
- the si:ch211-284e20.8 gene encoding fetuin-B, with protein sequence MSVYLLVLCLALLQQVGRARPDPPGCNSSEAVRVAEEALEQINQDRTNGYILCLNRLYDLSHTPEKEKDGSLYKLTIDVMETKCHITSRKPWKQCEVRDIADVPVYGECEVSVFVDTQVKLQSYSCVLREVPATAVVDVCPDCPTADNLNEPVVKETANLSLQRFNEESQLANYFTLENITKASSQWVSGPSYFVEFTIVETVCSKKTDVSELSSCPPMDCQFAHRGFCLGSHVAQDDQFEIRPPVGKDSSFQNKKPVEVKCEIYEPQAAAVEEQAHAKANSGHTGHQHHNHTHLHPHEHTHSASPSSDLTSSKPQGSLGTVVNQPASPRYAPAASSCPSPHRHNLGIARLKL encoded by the exons ATGAGTGTGTACCTGCTGGTACTATGTTTGGCTTTGCTGCAGCAAGTGGGAAGAGCCAGGCCAGACCCTCCAGGCTGCAATAGTTCTGAGGCAGTGAGGGTGGCAGAGGAGGCCCTGGAGCAGATCAACCAGGACCGCACAAATGGATACATCCTGTGCCTCAACAGACTGTATGACCTCTCTCACACTCCTGAAAAG gagAAAGATGGATCGCTGTACAAACTGACCATTGATGTCATGGAGACCAAATGCCACATCACCAGCAGGAAACCATGGAAACAATGTGAAGTCAGAGATATTGCTGATGTTCCA GTGTATGGAGAGTGTGAGGTGTCTGTCTTTGTTGACACTCAAGTGAAACTTCAAAGCTACTCCTGTGTACTTCGTGAAG TTCCTGCTACTGCAGTGGTGGATGTGTGTCCGGACTGTCCCACAGCTGATAATTTGAACGAGCCCGTCGTCAAGGAGACAGCCAATCTCTCCTTGCAAAGGTTCAATGAAGAGAGTCAGCTGGCCAACTACTTTACTCTGGAGAACATCACAAAAGCCAGTTCACAg TGGGTGTCTGGTCCGTCCTACTTTGTGGAGTTCACCATTGTGGAGACAGTGTGCTCAAAGAAAACAGATGTCAGTGAACTGAGCAGCTGCCCACCTATGGACTGTCAGTTTGCC caTAGAGGCTTCTGTTTGGGCTCACACGTGGCCCAGGACGACCAGTTTGAAATCAGACCCCCTGTTGGAAAAGACAGCTCCTTTCAGAATAAGAAACCTGTGGAGGTGAAGTGTGAGATCTACGAACCTCAG gCTGCGGCTGTGGAGGAGCAGGCCCATGCAAAAGCAAACAGTGGACACACTGGGCATCAGcaccacaaccacacacacctgcacccCCATGAGCACACGCACTCAGCCTCACCCAGCTCAGACCTCACTTCCTCCAAGCCACAGGGCTCCCTTGGGACTGTTGTGAATCAGCCTGCCTCTCCCAGATATGCCCCAGCAGCCAGCTCTTGCCCCAGCCCGCACAGGCACAATCTGGGAATCGCCAGACTCAAGCTTTGA